TCTTGATTTTAGAAGTTCTTTATAATTTTTCAAGATTACTTTTCTTCAATCAGGTCTTTTAATATAAAAAGAGCATCTACCTGGCGTAATTGCCCTTTCTCGGTAGTAGAATTTCCGTATAGATTATACAATACAAACCCGTACGAACGAAGCAAACTTAGAATTTCATCAAATTGAGGCTGGCCTTGATAGCTTGGCATTATACTTATCTCTGTATAAATCATTTTGATTCGTTTTTGAGATAAGGTTTTTGAAGCGCCCTGAAATACTTTAAACTCGCCTCCCTGAACATCCATCTTTAAAATGTCTAGTGTTTTGATGGCGTTAGCTTTTACATAATCATCTAACGTAATTGTTTCTATGCTAATTTTTTCACGGGTATCAAAAAGGCCCTCTGACCATGTACTTTTAGCATTAGGGTCTGAATCTAATAAAGAGTTAGTTTGCGCAAAGGAGTTGCTGTTAAACAATACTTTACCACTTTTGTTACTTAATGCTTTGTTTACTAAACTAATATTAGCATCACCTGTCGTATTAACTTTTAGCTGCTCAAACGATTCTTTAAAAGGCTCAAAACTATGTATAGCTGCGTTAGGAAATAAGGATCTGTAAAAACCCGTAACTTCGCCTACATAAGCTCCCACATCAAAAATTATAATCTCTTCTTCCGGATTTTCTAATAAATTATATTGTGTCAAAAATGGATTTTGATCGCTGTAATTTTTAGTTTCAGTCTTAATAATTTTTAAACCGAAGCGTCTAAAAAGTTTTTTAACCAGTCTTTTGATATGTATCACAATGCTTTTTTAAATGTATTTTAAATAAAAATCACATCACTTTCTGAGCAAGCAAACGCTGTACTGCATACACATCTATACTTTTATTAA
The sequence above is a segment of the Leeuwenhoekiella sp. MAR_2009_132 genome. Coding sequences within it:
- a CDS encoding FkbM family methyltransferase; amino-acid sequence: MIHIKRLVKKLFRRFGLKIIKTETKNYSDQNPFLTQYNLLENPEEEIIIFDVGAYVGEVTGFYRSLFPNAAIHSFEPFKESFEQLKVNTTGDANISLVNKALSNKSGKVLFNSNSFAQTNSLLDSDPNAKSTWSEGLFDTREKISIETITLDDYVKANAIKTLDILKMDVQGGEFKVFQGASKTLSQKRIKMIYTEISIMPSYQGQPQFDEILSLLRSYGFVLYNLYGNSTTEKGQLRQVDALFILKDLIEEK